From a region of the Sporosarcina ureilytica genome:
- a CDS encoding Na+/H+ antiporter NhaC family protein, protein MAKAKEYSLDFKVSKSLAFLPLIIFMISCILFFVVFRVYEMEALAMGGFIALIIGSLFAKSNSKYWDAVIKGMSSKIANTLILILFIVSFFGKLMAEAGAAEGFVWIGMQFHLTGAVFTLFTFLVAGIIATATGTSIGTLFAAFPLLYPAGILLGSDPIILAGAILSGAIMGDSFGPISDVTITSSITQKYTKKEGHADIMGMVKSRLRYVIPAAILASILFLIFGGTGEKINAGGYELIEQYSNPHGLIMIIPIIVLLVVAVKSQNIFLASSVGTIIGIIVAVLFGAIDISNIFMIQEGALSGFLIDSVKGVIGTIAFVIPLFGIIGVLEESGSMNRLVNLLMNSKLAATERGAELTIAIGATISGISLGGANGPACLMFGPLTDEIGKEKQLHPYRTGNLLSGFACSLPIIIPFTSSFIIITYANISVLVENFPFIQPINPLLISIGTFFPAMFFIVFLFAVLTGWGRRFEGKNGKPIKHRESIEKSEEGYVN, encoded by the coding sequence ATGGCAAAGGCAAAAGAGTATTCACTCGACTTTAAAGTAAGTAAGTCATTGGCATTTCTACCTTTAATTATTTTTATGATATCTTGTATTCTATTCTTTGTTGTGTTCCGAGTATATGAAATGGAAGCTTTAGCCATGGGTGGATTTATAGCGTTAATTATTGGTAGTCTTTTCGCAAAAAGTAATTCTAAATATTGGGATGCAGTTATTAAAGGAATGTCTTCAAAAATCGCTAATACACTAATTCTAATTCTTTTTATAGTGTCATTTTTTGGGAAGTTGATGGCAGAAGCTGGTGCTGCGGAAGGATTTGTTTGGATTGGTATGCAATTTCATTTAACAGGTGCTGTTTTCACTCTATTTACTTTTCTTGTAGCGGGAATTATTGCTACTGCAACAGGAACATCAATAGGGACGTTATTTGCAGCCTTTCCTTTACTTTATCCGGCGGGTATTTTATTAGGCTCTGATCCAATAATATTAGCTGGAGCAATTTTAAGTGGAGCTATTATGGGTGATAGTTTTGGTCCTATATCAGATGTCACGATTACAAGCTCTATTACTCAAAAGTATACAAAAAAAGAAGGCCATGCAGATATTATGGGGATGGTTAAATCACGCTTACGTTATGTTATTCCGGCGGCTATTCTTGCTAGTATACTGTTTTTGATATTTGGTGGAACTGGGGAAAAAATAAATGCAGGGGGATATGAACTAATAGAACAATATTCTAATCCACATGGTTTAATTATGATTATTCCTATAATAGTATTATTAGTTGTAGCAGTTAAAAGTCAAAACATTTTTTTAGCATCATCAGTTGGAACAATCATAGGAATAATCGTAGCTGTACTTTTTGGTGCAATCGATATAAGTAATATTTTTATGATTCAAGAAGGCGCATTAAGTGGGTTCCTCATCGATAGCGTTAAAGGAGTTATTGGTACTATTGCTTTTGTCATACCACTGTTTGGTATTATAGGGGTACTTGAAGAGAGTGGTTCAATGAACAGACTCGTGAATCTTTTAATGAATAGTAAGTTGGCTGCTACAGAAAGAGGAGCAGAGCTTACCATTGCGATAGGTGCAACTATCTCCGGTATCAGTCTTGGAGGTGCAAATGGGCCTGCTTGTCTGATGTTTGGTCCTTTAACAGATGAAATTGGAAAGGAAAAACAACTTCACCCTTATCGTACAGGTAATTTGCTTTCAGGATTTGCATGCTCATTGCCTATTATAATACCTTTCACGAGTTCGTTTATTATCATTACCTATGCAAATATTAGCGTGTTGGTTGAAAACTTTCCATTCATACAGCCTATTAATCCATTATTAATATCAATCGGAACATTTTTTCCTGCCATGTTTTTTATTGTATTTTTATTTGCAGTTCTTACTGGATGGGGAAGACGATTTGAAGGTAAAAATGGAAAACCCATTAAACATCGTGAATCCATTGAAAAGTCTGAAGAAGGATATGTGAATTAA